A window of Deltaproteobacteria bacterium genomic DNA:
ACATCATGCCGAAGCCCTCGCGGTTACGGTCCTTGATGCGAGCGGTGATACGCTCGACGACGGCGGTCCCGTCGATCGGCAAGGTCGCCACAAAGTACGCCGCACCCTTGGTCACGCAGAGCCGTCCGAGCCCACCCTGCTCGACGACGTAGCTCACCCCGCTGTTCGCCGGCAGAAACTGGATGGGCGCGAGCTGGAGTTCCTTGGCTAACACTGTCGGCGTGGCGTCCTCCGCACGCACAACTGACCCACCGAATGCTGCAACCCACCCGCTGGCGAACCCCACGATCCACACACTTCGCAGTCGCGTCACGTTACACCACTAGCGCGCCACCCGCGGATTGGCGGCTGCGAGTTCGCGCACGATGTCGGCAGTCCCGTCAGGCGAGTTGTCGTCAACAACGAGCACGGAGATGCCGGCATCTTGCTGCAACACGGCCGGCAACACGGCCGGCAACACGGCCGGGATGATGCGGCCGATGTTCTCACGCTCCCGGAAGGTCGGGATCACCACGACGGTATGTTTCGACGACTCGCTCACGCACGCACACCTCTCGGATCAGAAGCACCGGCCCCGCTGCCCCTGACATAGCTCCGCCATGACCGCAACGCCCGCTGCTGGCAATCTGCTGCTTGTAAACTGCATGGGTCAACTTTTGCAAGCCAATTTGGCGGAGGTCTGAGCGCGATGGGCCGAGTACCGAGAGACACCCAGCAAGCCGCAAAGCCCACATTCTGACCACTTGGCGCGAAATTACATTGTCATACCCCGGAAGCCCGTGTTACCAAGGATAACTGTGCGCGAAGCCGATGCCGCGAAGCCCAAGGCGGTGAAGCCAATGTCGCAAAGCCGAGAGGGGGTTTGGATGGAGTTCCGATCGTTGCAACGAGTAGGTGCCCGATTGTTGTGTGCTACCAGCCTGCTGTTCGCTAGCGCTGGTGTCGCCGGCGCCGCGTCTTTTGTCGAGTTCGAGACCGGGCAGGTCCGTCCCCTCGCCTTTTCACCCGACCACACCAAACTCTACGCCATCAACACGCCCGACAACCGAGTCGAGATCTACGACGTCGGCGGGCCGAACTACCTGACGCACACCGGCTCGGTGCAGGTCGGCATGGAGCCGGCCGCAGTGGCGGCACGCAACGCCACCGAGCTGTGGGTGGTGAATCATCTGTCCGACAGCGTCTCGATTGTTGATCTCAGCGCCAATCCCCCGCGAGTGACGCGGACGCTGCTGGTCGGCGACGAACCGCGTGACATTGTGTTCGCCGGCCCCGGGGGCAATCGCGCCTTCATCACCACGGCGCATCGCGGACAAAACAATCCCAACGACCCGCAGCTCACCACCCCGGGCACCGGACGCGCCGATGTCTGGGTGTTCGACGCTACCAACCTCGGCGCTGCGCTCGGCGGGACGCCGATGACGATCATCACGCTGTTCGCCGACACGCCGCGCGCGCTGGCGGTCAGCGCCGACGGTAACACGGTCTATGCGGCGGCTTTTCATTCCGGCAATCAGACCACCACCGTCGCGGAAGCGTTTGTGTGCAACGGTGGCGCGGGCGCCGTCCCGTGTACGGTTGGCGGCCTCTCGATGCCCGGCGGATTGCCGGCCCCTAACGTCAACGTCGAGAACCGACCGCAGCCGGAAGTCGGCTTAGTCGTGAAGTTCAATCCCAACACCAGCGCGTGGGAAGACGAACTCGGGCGCAACTGGAACAACGCGGTGCGATTCAGCCTGCCCGACAAAGACGTGTTCCTCCTCGATGCCACCGCCAATCCGCCCGTCCCGGTGGCCGGCAACGCCGGCTTCTACGCCGGCGTCGGCACGGTGCTGTTCAACATGGCGGTGAACCCGGTGAACGGGAAGGTTTACGTCTCCAACACCGAAGCCTTGAATGAGAACCGCTTCGAGGGCCCCGGCATTCTGGCTGGCCACACCGTGCGCGGCCACTTGCACGAGAGCCGCATCAGCGTGCTCGCCGGCGGCAGCGCGCAGGCGCGCCACTTGAACAAGCACATCAACTACGCCGTGGTCCCCGGTCCCGCGACCGAGAACGCCAAGAGCCTGGCCTTCCCGCTCGGCATGGCGGTGTCGTCCAACGGCGTCGACCTGTGGGTCGCCGCGTACGGTTCGAGTAAGATCGGTCACTTCACCACTGCCCAGATCGAGGCCGACACGTTCGTACCCGACACCGCAAACCAATACGCGGTCAGCGGTGGCGGCCCGAGCGGCTTGCTGCTCGATGAGAGCAACAACTGTCTCTACGTGTCGACGCGTTTCGACAACTCGATTTCGGTGGTGTGCCCGAACGCGGCGCCTCCCACCGAAAAGGCGCATTTGCCCTTGCACAACCCGGAGCCGGCCAGCGTCGTCAATGGCCGGCGCTTCCTCTTCGACGCGTCGTTCACCTCCAGCCATGGCGACTCCGCCTGCGCCAGCTGTCACGTGTTCGGCGATTTCGACAGTCTCGCGTGGGACCTCGGAAATCCCGACGATAACTTGCTCAACAACCCCGGCCCGTTCATCATTTCATTCCCCGACAATCCGCCGTCGCTCTATCGCAACTTCCATCCGATGAAAGGACCGATGACGACGCAGAGCTTGCGCGGCATGGCCGGCCACGGCCCGATGCACTGGCGCGGCGATCGCACAGGCGGCAACGACGCGCCGAGCGTGCAACCCAACAGCGGCGCGTTCGACGAGGACGCGGCGTTCAAGAAGTTCAACGTCGCCTTCGCCGGACTGCTGGGCCGCAGCGGCCCGCTCACCTCGCCCGAGATTCAGGCGTTCACCGACTACATCCTGCAAGTTACTTACCCGCCCAATCCCGTGCGGGCGCTCAACAACGGGCTCACGCCAGATCAACAGGCCGGGCGCAATTTCTATTTCGGACCGATCTCCGACACGATCCAGCCTTGCAACGGTTGTCACGTACTGAATCCGAGCCTCGGCTTCTTCGGCGGCGACGGCCGCTCAACATTCGAAGGTGAGACCCAGCACTTCAAGGTGCCGCACCTGCGCAACCTTTATCAAAAGGTCGGCATGTTCGGCTTCCTGTCAGGCCCTGGCGGTGGTCCCGCGTTCCAAGGCGATCAAGTGCGCGGCTTTGGCTTTCTGCATGATGGCGCCATCGACACGCTCTTCCGTTTTCACAGCGGCGCGGTCTTCCAATTCCCCGGTGGTGATCCGCAACGGCGGCAAGTCGAGCAATTCATGTTTGCGTTCGACAGCAATCTCGCCCCGATCGTCGGCCAACAGATCACCCTCACCAATAGCAACGGTGGCGTCGCCGGGCCGCGCATTGATT
This region includes:
- a CDS encoding glycosyltransferase, with the translated sequence MSESSKHTVVVIPTFRERENIGRIIPAVLPAVLPAVLQQDAGISVLVVDDNSPDGTADIVRELAAANPRVAR